In Planktothrix serta PCC 8927, a single window of DNA contains:
- the murQ gene encoding N-acetylmuramic acid 6-phosphate etherase — MEQWESRGHLLTEQINANSQNLDQLSSLELVDLFNREDVQTLLAIARSRESLAQAIDLATVALHQGGRLFYVGAGTSGRLGVLDAAECPPTFCTPPELVQGIIAGGAGALVRSSEDLEDRAEDGAMAIALRQITYLDVIVGITAGGTTPYVQGALQAARQRGAKTVFIACVPVEQVEFEADVDIRLLVGPEILAGSTRLKAGTVTKMALNILSTSVMVKLGKVYGNRMIDVAVTNKKLQDRALRILMDLTEINREAAEILLEKSGKSVKLALLMQWTGLDAVSGQELLDQHQGQLRQAVFSFPN; from the coding sequence ATGGAACAGTGGGAGTCGCGGGGACATTTATTAACCGAACAAATCAACGCTAATAGTCAGAACTTGGATCAACTCAGTTCTTTAGAATTAGTGGATTTGTTCAACCGGGAAGATGTACAAACGTTACTGGCCATCGCCCGTTCCCGTGAATCGTTGGCCCAAGCGATTGATCTCGCCACTGTTGCATTGCATCAGGGAGGGCGACTATTTTATGTTGGGGCGGGCACCAGTGGCCGTCTGGGGGTTTTGGATGCGGCGGAATGTCCCCCCACCTTCTGTACCCCTCCAGAATTAGTCCAGGGCATTATTGCGGGGGGAGCGGGTGCCTTGGTTCGCAGTTCTGAAGATTTGGAAGATCGGGCAGAAGATGGGGCGATGGCGATCGCTTTGCGCCAAATTACCTATTTAGATGTGATCGTTGGGATTACGGCCGGAGGGACAACACCCTATGTGCAGGGAGCGTTACAAGCCGCCCGTCAACGGGGGGCGAAAACGGTGTTTATTGCCTGTGTTCCGGTAGAACAGGTGGAATTTGAAGCGGATGTGGATATTCGCTTATTAGTGGGGCCAGAAATATTAGCAGGTTCGACTCGATTAAAAGCCGGAACAGTGACGAAAATGGCGTTAAATATTCTCTCAACAAGTGTGATGGTGAAGTTAGGAAAGGTTTATGGAAATCGCATGATTGATGTGGCGGTGACGAATAAAAAATTACAGGATCGAGCCTTAAGAATATTAATGGATTTGACCGAAATTAATCGAGAAGCTGCCGAAATTTTATTAGAAAAAAGTGGAAAATCGGTCAAGTTAGCGTTATTAATGCAGTGGACAGGATTAGATGCGGTATCGGGTCAAGAATTATTAGATCAGCATCAAGGACAATTAAGACAGGCGGTATTCAGTTTTCCAAATTAG
- a CDS encoding DUF3110 domain-containing protein: protein MRVYVLLFNAGTENEGIHTIQMGDRNKVLMFEDEDDATRFGVLLEAQDFPTAKVEALDEEEIKEFCQSVDYDWELVASGELAIPPEHNVDETDWQVEAEKQVEVESNLGSPELDDIRKRLEGLL, encoded by the coding sequence ATGCGAGTTTACGTGCTGCTGTTCAATGCCGGAACAGAAAATGAGGGGATTCATACGATTCAGATGGGCGATCGCAATAAAGTGTTAATGTTTGAAGACGAAGATGATGCCACCCGCTTTGGCGTGCTTCTGGAGGCTCAAGATTTCCCGACTGCTAAGGTTGAAGCCCTGGACGAAGAAGAAATTAAAGAATTTTGCCAGAGTGTTGACTATGACTGGGAATTAGTGGCATCTGGAGAGTTGGCCATTCCCCCGGAACATAATGTCGATGAAACCGACTGGCAAGTTGAGGCGGAGAAACAGGTGGAGGTAGAGTCTAATTTAGGCTCTCCTGAACTGGATGATATTCGCAAACGACTGGAAGGGTTATTATGA